A single Lynx canadensis isolate LIC74 chromosome D2, mLynCan4.pri.v2, whole genome shotgun sequence DNA region contains:
- the LRRC18 gene encoding leucine-rich repeat-containing protein 18, with protein sequence MAKGGKGTKGKKITLNVAKNCVKITFDGKKRLDLSKMGITTFPKCILRLNDVDELDLSRNMIRKIPDSISKFQNLRWLDLHSNYIDKLPESIGQMASLLYLNVSNNRLTTNGLPVELNQLKNIRTVNLGLNHLESVPTTLGALKELHEVGLHDNMLSTIPKSISKLPKLKKLNTKRNPFPKTEESDTFIDSIRRLESLHLVEEKDLCTTCLRKCQQARDKLNKIKTMAAATPRRAIFSNLVSPNSMAKDSQEDWRIRSTSP encoded by the exons ATGGCCAAGGGCGGGAAAGGCACCAAGGGCAAGAAGATTACCCTTAATGTGGCCAAGAATTGTGTCAAAATTACATTTGATGGGAAAAAACGACTTGACTTGAGCAAGATGGGAATTACCACCTTCCCCAAGTGTATCCTGAGACTGAATGATGTGGATGAGCTCGACCTTAGCCGGAATATGATCAGAAAGATCCCTGACTCAATCTCCAAGTTCCAGAACCTGCGGTGGCTGGACCTGCACAGCAACTACATCGACAAGCTCCCTGAGTCCATCGGCCAGATGGCTTCTCTGCTCTACCTCAATGTCAGCAACAACAGGCTGACCACCAATGGGCTGCCTGTAGAACTCAATCAGCTCAAGAATATCCGCACTGTGAACTTGGGTTTGAACCATCTGGAGAGTGTGCCCACCACGCTGGGTGCTCTGAAGGAGCTCCATGAGGTGGGCCTACATGACAACATGCTGAGCACCATCCCCAAAAGTATCTCCAAACTCCCCAAGCTCAAAAAGCTCAACACAAAGCGAAATCCCTTTCCCAAGACAGAGGAGTCAGATACATTCATAGATTCCATCAGGAGGCTGGAAAGCTTGCATCTGGTGGAGGAGAAGGATCTGTGTACGACTTGCCTGAGAAAATGCCAACAGGCCCGGGACAAGCTGAACAAAATCAAGACTATGGCCGCAGCAACACCAAGAAGGGCCATCTTTTCTAACCTGGTCTCACCCAACTCCATGGCCAAGGATTCACAGGAAGATTGGAG GATCCGATCAACATCTCCCTAG